In Stieleria varia, one genomic interval encodes:
- a CDS encoding thioredoxin family protein, with amino-acid sequence MLSLLMAIMLTGVTSEQIKTDYATAYKESVAQDKPLLVVVGAPWCPACNALKQTTIQPMAQTGELDNVSVVLLDRDTEPALVNQLTKGEKMLPQIIMFTKSSAGKWERQRLMGYQPKQPVRNLIRKAVTLGQG; translated from the coding sequence ATGCTTTCGTTGCTAATGGCAATCATGCTGACCGGTGTGACCAGCGAGCAAATCAAAACGGATTACGCGACCGCGTACAAAGAATCAGTAGCCCAAGACAAACCGCTGTTGGTTGTCGTGGGTGCTCCCTGGTGCCCCGCCTGCAACGCTTTGAAGCAGACGACGATCCAGCCCATGGCCCAAACGGGCGAGTTGGATAACGTGAGTGTGGTGTTGCTCGATCGCGACACCGAACCAGCACTGGTCAATCAATTGACCAAAGGCGAAAAGATGCTGCCTCAAATCATCATGTTCACCAAGAGCAGCGCCGGCAAGTGGGAACGCCAGCGGTTGATGGGTTATCAGCCCAAGCAGCCCGTTCGCAACCTGATTCGCAAGGCCGTGACGCTGGGTCAAGGTTAG
- the floA gene encoding flotillin-like protein FloA (flotillin-like protein involved in membrane lipid rafts): MMFASNGVVAAGWFEGGVFAAILVLLGIAGLIFMMVLGFFALRYGKLWFQAYMSVADVSPISLIRMHFTKVNPNVIVQAKVMSAQAGLSISRKNGISTRRLEAHYLAGGNVMNVIHAIIAAHRAEIPLDFDQAAAIDLAGRDVLEAVQTSVYPKVIDCPDPARSGKTTLSAITKNGIELRVRTRVTVRTNLEQLIGGATEDTVIARVGEAIISSIGSADTHFRVLENPDMITRVVLSRGLDAQTAFEIVSIDIADIDVGENIGARLQSDQAEADTRVAQAQAERRRADAIAEEQQMRALVASNKSALVLAEAEVPMAMAEAFRAGRITASMDDEE; this comes from the coding sequence ATGATGTTCGCTAGCAATGGTGTTGTAGCAGCGGGATGGTTTGAGGGTGGAGTATTCGCGGCGATCCTCGTGCTGCTTGGAATCGCGGGCCTGATATTCATGATGGTCTTGGGCTTCTTTGCCCTTCGCTATGGCAAGCTCTGGTTTCAAGCCTACATGTCGGTGGCAGATGTCAGTCCGATCAGCCTGATCCGCATGCACTTCACCAAAGTCAATCCGAATGTGATTGTCCAGGCCAAGGTCATGTCCGCGCAAGCCGGTCTGAGCATCAGCCGCAAGAACGGCATCAGCACTCGACGACTGGAGGCTCACTACTTGGCCGGCGGCAACGTGATGAATGTGATTCACGCGATCATCGCCGCCCACCGCGCCGAGATCCCGTTGGATTTTGATCAAGCCGCCGCGATCGACTTGGCCGGTCGTGATGTGCTCGAAGCAGTCCAGACAAGTGTCTATCCCAAGGTCATCGACTGCCCGGATCCGGCTCGCAGCGGCAAAACGACTTTGAGCGCGATCACCAAGAACGGGATCGAACTGCGAGTTCGTACCCGGGTCACTGTGCGAACCAACCTGGAGCAGTTGATCGGCGGGGCAACCGAGGACACCGTGATCGCGCGGGTCGGCGAAGCCATCATCAGTTCGATCGGCTCGGCAGACACGCACTTTCGGGTGCTGGAGAATCCCGACATGATCACACGGGTCGTGCTCTCACGGGGGCTGGATGCTCAAACGGCCTTTGAAATCGTTTCCATCGACATTGCCGATATCGACGTCGGCGAAAACATCGGTGCCCGTTTGCAGAGTGACCAAGCGGAAGCCGACACGCGGGTCGCGCAGGCCCAAGCCGAACGCCGACGTGCGGACGCGATCGCGGAAGAACAACAGATGCGTGCTCTGGTCGCCAGCAATAAATCCGCCCTGGTGTTGGCCGAAGCCGAAGTGCCGATGGCGATGGCCGAAGCGTTCCGAGCAGGCCGAATCACCGCCTCAATGGACGACGAAGAATAG
- the murB gene encoding UDP-N-acetylmuramate dehydrogenase translates to MTIPDELLHVVRADEPLAPLVWLGIGGPARFLAEPVEIEQLKQIYQWAAEDGLSVKILGGGSNLLVREAGFDGIVVSLEAPATSGLAIEGNLLTVGAGARLSHAVIKAVGSGLGGLEHLVGIPGTVGGAVVGNASAGGRDIGSVVQCVRVLDPDGSIRTVSQAEAGFSHRKSALGGLSVLDVVFELEQRDIKLLTKRMQKLWIARNSALPVEHRRIAVPFVDPDGSPVRELIQNVGLAGIREGNVSLDHAQPNYLIAHAEATSDECLRLIERVREQVLLQTGIDLQLNLKIW, encoded by the coding sequence ATGACGATCCCCGACGAACTGCTGCACGTGGTGCGTGCAGATGAACCATTGGCTCCCCTGGTGTGGCTCGGGATCGGTGGTCCCGCACGATTCTTGGCGGAGCCTGTCGAGATCGAGCAGCTCAAGCAGATCTATCAGTGGGCGGCCGAGGACGGCTTGTCGGTCAAAATCCTCGGCGGCGGCAGCAACCTGTTGGTCCGCGAGGCAGGTTTTGACGGGATCGTGGTGTCCTTGGAGGCGCCGGCCACCAGTGGATTGGCGATCGAAGGCAATCTGTTGACCGTCGGTGCCGGAGCAAGACTTTCCCACGCGGTGATCAAAGCCGTGGGCAGTGGGCTCGGGGGTCTGGAGCATTTGGTGGGCATTCCCGGAACGGTCGGCGGCGCCGTGGTCGGCAACGCTTCCGCGGGTGGTCGCGACATCGGCTCAGTGGTGCAATGCGTGCGTGTTCTTGATCCAGACGGATCGATACGTACCGTTTCGCAAGCCGAAGCGGGGTTTTCCCACCGCAAATCGGCTCTGGGCGGCTTGAGCGTGCTGGATGTCGTGTTCGAATTGGAGCAGCGTGACATCAAGCTACTGACCAAACGCATGCAAAAGCTTTGGATTGCTCGCAATTCCGCCTTGCCGGTGGAACACCGCCGGATCGCCGTGCCCTTTGTCGACCCCGACGGCAGCCCGGTCCGCGAATTGATCCAAAATGTCGGTTTGGCCGGAATTCGCGAAGGAAACGTTTCCTTGGACCACGCTCAGCCGAACTACTTAATCGCTCACGCCGAGGCCACCAGCGATGAGTGCTTGCGGCTGATCGAGCGGGTTCGCGAGCAAGTCTTGCTGCAGACCGGGATCGACTTGCAGTTGAATCTGAAAATCTGGTAA
- a CDS encoding peptidylprolyl isomerase, producing MKFSRQLVALVAFALLATPLSELAAQEETPSNRPTTGVLPSQATQATGHDHDGEHTHSASSDAGADPLTESDNVIKEALQNPNAVLEAFLKIAPEEIREDGRKAKEKFESLRKDLANEVAEMRAVYVRYVNEEANSPEDAQQYRDQRNKVRRLMQETYEAAMEVFLYMQDHLAGQYMMTMIQHFEKHDIYDQAALEGATSLIDKGVRHVYVFKVAARSAMATGRIELAERIYKSLEPDMMEDVDRSLIAQSEIIQKQWDDELKLRERDAEQDSLPQVKFTTTRGEFVVELFIEEAPSTVAHFIGLVEDGFYDGLDFFQVIEHMLALTGDPSGDGSTIPDQFIEDEHSRAVVRAPLRGSLVIAKMPIQGTTDFVPNSAGTQFAILMMPIPTVTRQQTIFGRVIKGMDVVGHLRKVDPHKKKEKNEIVVPPDRILKAEMVRRPETLPAVQYVDQPGGGRPSSQQPIPDLPPVDLPSL from the coding sequence ATGAAATTTTCTCGACAACTGGTTGCCCTTGTCGCATTCGCATTGCTCGCGACGCCCCTATCGGAACTTGCCGCACAGGAGGAAACGCCGAGCAACCGTCCAACGACAGGGGTTCTCCCCTCGCAAGCCACTCAAGCGACGGGGCATGATCACGATGGCGAGCATACGCACAGTGCATCCTCAGACGCGGGGGCCGACCCGCTGACGGAAAGCGACAACGTGATCAAAGAAGCCCTGCAGAATCCCAACGCTGTGCTGGAGGCCTTTTTGAAAATCGCTCCCGAGGAAATCCGCGAAGACGGACGCAAGGCGAAAGAAAAGTTCGAATCGTTGAGGAAGGACTTGGCAAACGAAGTTGCTGAGATGCGGGCGGTGTACGTTCGCTACGTCAACGAAGAAGCCAACTCGCCCGAGGACGCGCAGCAGTATCGTGACCAGAGGAACAAGGTCCGACGCCTGATGCAGGAAACCTACGAGGCGGCAATGGAAGTGTTTCTCTACATGCAAGATCATTTGGCTGGTCAGTACATGATGACCATGATCCAGCACTTTGAAAAACACGACATCTACGACCAAGCCGCATTGGAAGGGGCGACGAGTCTGATCGACAAAGGAGTCCGACATGTCTATGTCTTTAAGGTTGCCGCTCGCAGCGCGATGGCGACCGGCAGGATCGAATTGGCCGAGCGGATCTACAAATCACTGGAGCCAGACATGATGGAGGACGTCGACAGATCTTTGATCGCGCAAAGCGAGATCATCCAAAAACAATGGGACGACGAGCTGAAGTTGCGTGAGCGTGATGCCGAGCAAGACTCCCTGCCGCAAGTGAAGTTCACCACAACACGCGGCGAATTTGTGGTCGAGTTGTTCATCGAGGAGGCTCCCTCGACGGTGGCTCATTTCATCGGTTTGGTCGAAGACGGATTCTATGACGGGCTGGACTTCTTTCAGGTGATCGAGCACATGCTCGCGCTGACGGGCGACCCGTCAGGCGATGGCAGTACTATTCCTGATCAATTCATCGAGGATGAACACTCGCGAGCAGTGGTCCGAGCGCCGTTGAGAGGATCGCTGGTGATTGCCAAGATGCCGATCCAAGGCACAACCGACTTCGTCCCCAATTCGGCCGGCACTCAGTTTGCAATCCTGATGATGCCGATCCCGACGGTCACGAGGCAGCAGACGATCTTTGGTCGAGTGATCAAAGGCATGGACGTCGTTGGGCATTTGCGGAAGGTAGATCCGCACAAGAAAAAGGAGAAGAACGAAATCGTCGTGCCTCCAGATCGCATCTTGAAGGCCGAAATGGTTCGACGGCCTGAGACGTTGCCGGCCGTGCAATATGTCGATCAACCCGGCGGTGGTCGACCAAGCTCCCAACAGCCGATCCCGGATCTCCCTCCAGTGGACTTGCCCAGTCTATGA